In the genome of Achromobacter sp. MFA1 R4, the window TTAGGCATAACCCTTAAGCCCCACGCGAAGGCGCTCACTTCGCAAGGCTTTCCAAGGAACCGGCATGGACACTCCCCAAGACATCCTGCGCAATCTCGGACTGAATCCCAGCGCGCTGACCGGCGGCACGCTGATTGCCCGCAGCCCCATCGACGGCGCCGAACTGGCGCAGGTGCACGAACACACGGTGGCCCAGGCCCACGCCGCCATCACCCGCGCCCGCCAGGCCAGCCTGGCCTGGCGCGACGTGCCGGCCCCGCGCCGCGGCGAACTGATCCGCCTGTTCGGCGAAACCCTGCGCCAGCACAAGCAGGAACTCGGCCGCCTGGTCAGCCTGGAAGCCGGCAAGATCATCGCGGAAGGCGAAGGCGAAGTGCAGGAAATGATCGACATCTGCGATTTCGCCGTGGGCCTGTCGCGCCAGCTTTACGGCCTGACCATCGCCTCCGAGCGCCCCGGCCACCGCATGATGGAAACCTGGCATCCGCTGGGCGTCGTCGGCGTCATCAGCGCCTTCAACTTCCCGGTCGCCGTATGGTCCTGGAACGCCGCGCTGGCGCTCGTTTGCGGCAATGCCGTCGCCTGGAAACCGTCCGAAAAGACGCCGCTCACCGCCCTTGCCTGCCAGGCCCTGTTCGCGCAGGCCGTGCAACGTTTTGGCGACGCCCCCGCCGGCCTGTCCGAAGTCCTGATCGGCGGCCGCGACATCGGCGAGGCCCTGGTCGACTCGCACACCGTGGCGCTGGTGTCGGCCACCGGCTCCACCCGCATGGGCCGCCAGGTCGGCCCGCGCGTCGCGCAACGTTTTGGCCGCGTCCTGCTCGAACTGGGCGGCAACAACGCCATCATCGTCGGCCCCACCGCGGACCTCGACATGGCCGCGCGCGGCATCGTCTTCGGCGCCATCGGCACCGCCGGCCAGCGCTGCACCACCACCCGCCGCCTGATCGTCCACGAAAGCGTCGCCGACGAACTGGTCCAGCGCCTGCACAAGGCCTACGCCAGCGCCCCCATCGGCAACCCGCTCGACAGCGGCAACCTCGTCGGTCCCCTGATCGACCGCGCCTCCTTCGACGCCATGCAGGCCGCACTCACGGCCGCCCGCGAACAGGGCGGCAAGGTCACGGGCGGCGAACGGGTGCTGGCCGATCAATTCCCCGACGCCTGGTACGTGCGCCCGGCCATCGCCGAAATGCCCGGCCAGACCGACGTGGTCTGCCACGAAACCTTCGCGCCCATCCTGTACGTCATGCGCTACAAGGAATTCGGCGACGCGATCGCCATGCAGAACGGCGTGCCGCAAGGCCTGTCGTCGGCCATCTTCACCAACGACCTGCGCGAAGCCGAGACCTTCCTGTCGGCCGCGGGCTCGGACTGCGGCATCGCCAACGTCAACATCGGCACGTCCGGCGCTGAAATCGGCGGCGCCTTCGGCGGCGAAAAGGAAACCGGCGGCGGCCGCGAATCCGGATCGGACGCCTGGCGCAACTACATGCGCCGCGCCACCAACACCATCAACTACTCGCGCAACCTGCCGCTGGCCCAGGGCATCAAGTTCGGCGAATAACCGCCGGATCAACACAAGGCGGGCATTGCCCGCCGTCCCGCATGCGGCCTGGCGCTCCGCCACGCACGACGCCCCGCGCATTGTCGACAATGCGCGGGGCGTCATCATTTTTACAGCCCATACATACGATTAGCCTGACTTACAAACTGTTGCCGGGGACGGTGCTACATTTCTTCATCACAAAAACCATACACGTCCCCAATGACCTCCAGCCGTCCTTTTCACCGCACTCCCACTTCCCGCCTCATCGCCGCCGCCCTGGCGCTGGGCGCCGCCGGCTCCGCCGCGGCAGGCGTGTCGTACCGGCTGGACCGTCCCTCCGCGGCGCCCGGCGAAACCATCACCATCGAGGCCGTGTATTTCAATGAAGGCAGCGCCCGCGTCGACTGGCAGGCCCCGCCCGAACTGGTCCTGCAATGGCGCAGCCCGGACGGCCAGATCGTACGCAGCCTGGCAAAACTCAAGAGCGGCCGCGACAACTACAGCGTGCCCGTCAACAACTTCGCGCGCATGTCCTGGACCGCCGAAGTGCCCAGCACCGCACGCGGCCTGCAAGCCGTCTCCATCGAAGGCCAGCCCTCGCTGATGGCGCTGGACGCCACCGGCCGCGACAGCGGCACCCTGGCCACCACGCCCGCCCAGACGCCCGTCGTCGACGCCCGCAGCGGCCAGCCCCTCCCGCCCGCCGCCGTCGCCGCGGCCGGGGCCTCACCCGACGCCGGCCCCGCCCCCGCCGCCAACGTCGAGCAGACCGTCGAACAGGCCGCCTTCGAGAAATTCCGCAGCGCCTTCTCGGCCTACAAACCCGTCTACTTTGCCGTGGGCACCCGCGGCCTCACCACGGCCCGCTTCCAGATCAGCGCCAAGTACCGCCTCATCAGCCCCCGCGGCACCGGCGACTCGTGGCACGACGACTTCTACCTGGGCTACACCCAGACTTCGCTGTGGGACCTGGAAAGCGACTCCAAGCCCTTCATCGACACCACCTTCAACCCCAGCGTCTTCTGGCTGTCGGACGACATCTGGAAATCCGAGAACCAGAACTGGCGCTTCGGCATGAACACCGGCGTCGAGCACGCGTCCAACGGCAAGGACGGCGAAGACTCCCGTTCGCTCAACGACGGCTACATCGAACCGCGCTTCCACTACCGCTTCGACAGCGGCAGCACCCTCACCTTCGCCCCCAAGGTCAAGGCCTACTTCGCCGTCGCCACCGAGAACAGCGACTACTCCCAATACGCCGGCCACGTCGACTGGCAACTGCGCTGGGCCCAGGACGACGGCGCGGTCATTTCCGCCATGTACCGCCAGGGCGACCAGAAGCGCCGCACCACGCAGCTGGACTTCGCGTGGCCCCTGCGCCGCACGTTCCTGAACTGGAACGGCTACCTGCACCTGCAGTACTTCAACGGCTATGGCGAGACACTGCTGGGCTACAACCAGCGCAATGAAAGCCAGTTCCGCGTCGGCCTGTCGCTGATCCCGTAAGCGCCCAACACGGCACTCAAACGTCAAATGAAAATCGCCGGCGCCAAACGCCGGCGATTTGCTTTGCGTGAAACCCGCGAGACGGTGTGCGAGCCGATGTCAGCCCCCTTGGACTAAAGACACTCGAACGCCAGATAAGGCCGCCCGCGCGGCCGACATCTGGCAGCCCCGCAAGATCTTCCAACCCTCAACAGCCCCCACAAAAGAAGGCCAAGCAAGCCGCCCTCCCCAGCAACCGCCCGCTCTCAAACGACGCAGCCCGGTGCGGCGGCGGCCTGGGTGCGCGGGGCGTGTAGATGCGCCCGAGGGAATCGGAAGGCAGGCGCCGAAGGGCGCCAACGACGATGACGACGGGGGGGCCCGCCTAGGGTAGTCCGGAGCGAAGGCTCCGGACCGCAATCGTAGCCCCGCGCGCCCAGGCCGCCGCCGCGCCGGGCGTCTAAAGAACCCACAACGCCCCCAAAACCAAGCCAAAAAACCAACGAAGGGATTTCCCGCAATCCCATCCACACCGCCCCCGGCTCCCGTAAACTCCGCGCCAAAGCGTCGCCACAATCCGCGCAACAAGGGAACCCGGTCAATCAACCCGGGGATGAAGAAGCACCAACCAAGCCAGTCATGTTCGCCGACCTGAAGCACCTCTCGCACCACGCCGCCTGGCGCCGCCAGCTCGAAATGCTGCTGGAAGCCGCTGGCGAAGGCATCTACGGCATCGACCTGCGCGGCCGCTGCATCTTCATCAACAGCGCCGGCGCCGACATGCTCGGCTACACCCCCGACGAACTCGTCGGCCGCAACATGCACTACCTCATCCACCACTCCCACGCCGACCGCCGCCTCATGCCCGTGCATGACTGCCGCATCTTCAAGGCCTTTCGCGACGGCCGCGGCGAGCGCGCCGACGACGAAGTGCTCTGGCGCCGCGACGGGAGCTGCTTCGACGCCCAATACGCCTCCTACCCCATCCGCAACGACCAGGACGTCGTCGGCGCTGTCGTCACCTTCTCCGACATCACCGCCCGCAAACAGATCGAACGCGAACTCCAGAGCACCCAGGCCCTGCTCGAACGCCGCGTCGGCGAGCGCACCGCCGAACTCAGCGCCGCCCACGAATCCCTGCGCCGCCTGTCCTCGCACCTGAGCACCCTGCGCGAAGAAGAGCGCGCCCACATCGCCCGCAACATCCACGACGACCTCGGCGCCTCCTTCACCGCCCTGCAGCTCGACCTGAACTGGCTGCGCCGCCAGCTCGGCGCCGCGCCAGAACTCCAGGCCCATCTGGACCGGATGCTGGACGTCACCCAGACCGCCATGGGCGCCACCCGCCGCATCCTCAACGACCTGCGGCCCGTCGTCCTGGACCACCTGGGCCTCTGGGCCGCCCTCGAAGCCCTGCTGCAAGACCTGCAGACCCGCAGCGGCCTGCAATGCCGCTACCTCTGTCCGCCCGACACCGAAAGCCTGCGCCTGGACCGCAACGCCGAAATCGCCATCTACCGCATCGTCCAGGAACTGCTCACCAACGTGCAGCGTCATGCCCGCGCCCGCAGCGTCAGCGTCAGCGCCGTCTTCGGCGCCGACGGCCTGGTGCTCACCGTCGAAGACGACGGCGTCGGCATGCAGCTGCCCGAAGATCGCCACACCTTCGGCATCCTCGGCATGCGCGAACGCGCCCGCGCCATCGGCGGCGACCTTGCCCTGGACAGCGCCCCCGGCGCCGGCATGCGCGCCCGGCTGCGCCTGAACCCGCTGGCCGCATAAAGGAACCGCCGCCATGGCCTTGAACCTGCTCATCGTCGACGACCACCTCATCATCCGCCGCGGCCTGGCCCGCATCCTCGAAGAAGACCCGCGCGTCGCCCTCGTGCACGAAGCCGCCGATGGCCCCGCCGCCTTGCGCGCCCTGCGCCAGGCCCACTACGACGCCATCGTCCTGGACGTCGCCCTGGGCGAACGCGACGGCCTGGACGTCTTGAAGAGCGTGCGCGCCGACTACCCCGCATTGGGCGTCGTCATGCTGTCCGTCTACCCCGAATCCCAGTTCGCCGTGCGCGCCCTGCGCGCCGGCGCCCACGCCTACCTCAACAAAGGCTGCGAACCCGAAGAACTGCTGGCCGCCCTCAACAACGCCGCCGCCGGAAAAATGTACGTCACGCCCACGGTCGCCGAACTGCTCGCCCACACCGTCCGGCAGGACAGCTCGCGCCCGCCCCATGAGCTGCTGTCCAACCGTGAATTCCAGGTCCTGCAACTGCTGGTCGCCGGGCGATCGGTCTCGGCCATCGGCGAACAGCTCGCCCTGTCCGTCAACACCATTTCCACCTACCGCAGCCGCATCTTCGAAAAACTCAACGTCCGCACGCTCGTCGAACTGGTCGCCTACGCCAACACGCACCAGTTGGGTGCCATCTGAACCGCCGCGCACTATCGCGGCGCAAGACGCGCACCACGTAGTAGGTCCCCTACACGCGTATCGTTGAACCGGCGATACCGGCCACCGGCGGCCGGCCCCATGATGGCTCCATTCCCGACCGAAGGAGCGACCATGTCCCTTTTCAGCAACCCGTTCGACGCCAACAGCCGCCTCGCGTGCGGCTGCGGCCGCCACGCCTCGCAGGC includes:
- a CDS encoding PAS domain-containing sensor histidine kinase, yielding MFADLKHLSHHAAWRRQLEMLLEAAGEGIYGIDLRGRCIFINSAGADMLGYTPDELVGRNMHYLIHHSHADRRLMPVHDCRIFKAFRDGRGERADDEVLWRRDGSCFDAQYASYPIRNDQDVVGAVVTFSDITARKQIERELQSTQALLERRVGERTAELSAAHESLRRLSSHLSTLREEERAHIARNIHDDLGASFTALQLDLNWLRRQLGAAPELQAHLDRMLDVTQTAMGATRRILNDLRPVVLDHLGLWAALEALLQDLQTRSGLQCRYLCPPDTESLRLDRNAEIAIYRIVQELLTNVQRHARARSVSVSAVFGADGLVLTVEDDGVGMQLPEDRHTFGILGMRERARAIGGDLALDSAPGAGMRARLRLNPLAA
- a CDS encoding response regulator transcription factor, whose amino-acid sequence is MALNLLIVDDHLIIRRGLARILEEDPRVALVHEAADGPAALRALRQAHYDAIVLDVALGERDGLDVLKSVRADYPALGVVMLSVYPESQFAVRALRAGAHAYLNKGCEPEELLAALNNAAAGKMYVTPTVAELLAHTVRQDSSRPPHELLSNREFQVLQLLVAGRSVSAIGEQLALSVNTISTYRSRIFEKLNVRTLVELVAYANTHQLGAI
- a CDS encoding phospholipase A; translation: MTSSRPFHRTPTSRLIAAALALGAAGSAAAGVSYRLDRPSAAPGETITIEAVYFNEGSARVDWQAPPELVLQWRSPDGQIVRSLAKLKSGRDNYSVPVNNFARMSWTAEVPSTARGLQAVSIEGQPSLMALDATGRDSGTLATTPAQTPVVDARSGQPLPPAAVAAAGASPDAGPAPAANVEQTVEQAAFEKFRSAFSAYKPVYFAVGTRGLTTARFQISAKYRLISPRGTGDSWHDDFYLGYTQTSLWDLESDSKPFIDTTFNPSVFWLSDDIWKSENQNWRFGMNTGVEHASNGKDGEDSRSLNDGYIEPRFHYRFDSGSTLTFAPKVKAYFAVATENSDYSQYAGHVDWQLRWAQDDGAVISAMYRQGDQKRRTTQLDFAWPLRRTFLNWNGYLHLQYFNGYGETLLGYNQRNESQFRVGLSLIP
- a CDS encoding aldehyde dehydrogenase family protein, producing MDTPQDILRNLGLNPSALTGGTLIARSPIDGAELAQVHEHTVAQAHAAITRARQASLAWRDVPAPRRGELIRLFGETLRQHKQELGRLVSLEAGKIIAEGEGEVQEMIDICDFAVGLSRQLYGLTIASERPGHRMMETWHPLGVVGVISAFNFPVAVWSWNAALALVCGNAVAWKPSEKTPLTALACQALFAQAVQRFGDAPAGLSEVLIGGRDIGEALVDSHTVALVSATGSTRMGRQVGPRVAQRFGRVLLELGGNNAIIVGPTADLDMAARGIVFGAIGTAGQRCTTTRRLIVHESVADELVQRLHKAYASAPIGNPLDSGNLVGPLIDRASFDAMQAALTAAREQGGKVTGGERVLADQFPDAWYVRPAIAEMPGQTDVVCHETFAPILYVMRYKEFGDAIAMQNGVPQGLSSAIFTNDLREAETFLSAAGSDCGIANVNIGTSGAEIGGAFGGEKETGGGRESGSDAWRNYMRRATNTINYSRNLPLAQGIKFGE